AAGTATTCGTTTGGTGTGCCACCCCCCCTCGATCAATCGCCCTAGATCGACAAAGCCTGCTTCGGAAAAATCGCAGCAAAGCCATGTGCTTTCTAAAACTTCAACTTTTATTAAAGGAGCGATTAAAGGTTCCCATAAAGTCTTTGCCTTGCAATGAATACTGAACTAGATTGAATTAAACAGTGTAAATAATAATACCTTATTTTAAGTGTTTACACTTAGAAAAAGTCAAGACCTTCACGCTGCATCCAACGCACAGGTGACTGACTCAATCTGCTCTAGTCGGTGTTCTCGCTTTATCTGCGATCGCGGGTGCGTCTCTTCTCTGTTGATCAATTTCGTTGCACTGCGCGTATGAATCCTCCTGAAATCGAATCGTCACGTTTACTTTTAGTCGAAGATGATCCCAATGATGTTGAACTGATCCGCCTTGCTCTGGAGACTGGCGGGCTAGCAGCCCCAATGGATGTAGTCAACGATGGAGAAGCAGCCTTGAACTATTTACTCGGCGAGGCTCTAGACAATTCATTGGATGACGCTTCCCAATCCGCGGCGGCGCGTCCGCTGCCCCGCTTTGTGCTGCTGGATTTGAAACTCCCCCGCATCAACGGAATTCAGCTTTTGCAAAGGCTGCGATCGCACCCCCGCACTCGTCGTCTCGTCATCGTGGTCATGTCCTCCTCCCAAGAAGACCCAGATCTCAACGCCTGCTATGACCTGGGTATCAATAGTTACATTGTGAAACCCCAGGACTTCCAGCAATTTTCAGACGCGGTTCAGCAAATCAGTCACTACTGGATGCAGTTGAATTGTCCGCCACTACCCACTCCTCTGCCCTCTTAACTTCTCAGTAGTAGGGGGGCACCCCCCCACCCAGAAGTGTTGAATCTTGATGGTAAAACTTTACAAAAAGCACTCTCAAGAGGCGGATTATTGAGAATGGAAGCAATAAGTAGGTCATTACAGGCAGAATTATAGATCTTTTGTACTGGATTCAGCTATGAACTTGCCCTGCTAACATTGCGTTCAACACTTCTGCCCCCCACCATCTCGCCCCATCCCGCTAATAGTTGTCTAGGGAGATGCATTAAATCTAGAATCCCGATATACTGAGTTATCCACTTTACCAGCACAGCCAGATGAAACCATCGAAGCAGCAAGTTCTGCTTGAATCTGATTTCTGTTTTGAAATGGGTTCAAGCAATGAGCGAGTTGCTGTGGAATTTCAGCCGTGCTGCTCATACCGCTATTTCGGATCGCAATCGAAATGGAGTCGGTCTTTTTTTGCAGGAGTTCCCGTTTCAACGGTAGCTCTTCTTATTACTGGAAAGTGAGCTATCAGGGTGTCAGTTTCAGGTTGAGATGAGAACATCGCAGAGCATTAGGGCACAACTTTCGGAGCGGGATGGCTCCCGTTAAAGAGTCTACCCTTGGCGTGTTCTGCTGCTTCGGCTTTAGCAGATACAATGCTTTAGCAAACAAGTGCCGACCAAGTTAGGCTAGTTATCAACTGCTTGATGCGGTATTAGGTGTGGCCGAAACGGGCGATTCGTAGCAAACGCAATGCGCCTTGTTGAGGTAGCCTACGGTTCAAGCCGTTGAGATTAAAGGCTTGGCAGCGATTCAGGGACTATCTGTTAGGGCTTCTTACTGGATGACATATCTAGTAGTCTGAACAGACAGATTTGGAATTCAAATCAGTTTTGAAGTCACTTCAATGCTTTTTTAATCAGGGCATTTTTCTCCTGGAAATGTGTCTCTCGAAGTGATTGTCTAAGGTTAAGCCTGAGATTTTTTATTTCAAAAGCCTGCTCAATTTGCGTAAAAGGACGCGATTGAGTGACTCAATTCCATTCAATTCCAAAGCTTTTCAACCTCTTGATTCAACCTCTTAATTAAGTCGGAGCTGCTTGTGTTCAGCAAGGGCGATCGCCCAGATTTCATCTATTTAGATTTAGCTGAACCGGATTTATCAGCAGCATCCTTGGTTTTGTTCCGTTTATAAGCTAGGCGGGCACGCCATTTTGGAAGTTGAACCCTATCGAAGAGAGCATCTACAGTGCCGTCATCCCCCGAACTGCCGCTCAAACTGCTGCTGGTCGAAGATTCTGCAATGGATGCTGAACTGGTTGCGCTGACTCTAGAAGAGAACGGCGTGTCGTTTACCTGTGACATTGTGGACTCATTATCGACCTATCAACAGTGCGTCAAAGAGCATGACTATGACGCTGTATTAGCCGACTATCGCCTGCCTGGATTTACGGCCTACGAGGCCCTGGCGGCGTTGCAGTCTGCCGGACGGGATGTGCCGCTGATCTTGGTGACTGGGAGCCTGGGCGAAGAGGCTGCGGTGGACTGCATTAAGGCGGGCATGACGGACTATGTGATGAAGGATCGGCTCTTTCGGCTGCCGATGGTGCTGAGGCGATCGCTCCAGGAATATGCCCTGCGCCGTCAAAAGCTGGCTGCTGACCAGCGCCTCCGGCAGCAGACGCGCCAGGTCGCCATCATGAACCAGGTGTTACGCAAGATGCGCGAAACGCTGGTATTGGACGACTTGATGCAGTCCACAATGGATGTGCTGCATCAGGTGCTAGGTGTAGATGTCTGTGCATTGTTAATGCAAGGGAACACGGCTCAGCGGTCAGCGTGGAGCGAAACGATGATGGTTCGTTGCGTAAGCAATGCAACACCAGAGCGCGATCGCCTGTTGGGTCGAAAATTTGAGTGCGGGTTTCAGCGCTACTATGGCGATCGCCTGTTGCAGGGTCAGTCGATCGTCTTATCCACCATTCCGATTGATTCTCCAGTCGATATTCTGTCTATTTCGCAATCCCAGAATATTCAGTCCACGCTGATTGTGCCGATGCTGTGTCAGAAGACCTATTTAGGGGCGATCACGCTGCATCAGTGCCAGCATCAGCGGGATTGGAGTCGCGAAGAGGTGGATTTGGTAGAGGCGATCGCCGGCCAGTTTGCCCTGGCCATCCACCAGGCCCAGTTGTTTGAACAGGTGCAGCAGCAGGCCCAGCGAGAGCAGTTTCTCAACCAGCTTGGGCAAACCCTCAATTCCAGCCTAGATCTGGATTTTATCTTGCAAGAACTGGTGCGGCTGGCGGGGGAATACTTCGGGGTAGACCGCGTGGTGCTGCTGCGGCATGAGGCGGAGTGGATTGTGCCCCAGACAGAGTGGCGAGCCTCGGACGCGGTGATACCCAGCCTGGATTTGCCGCTGCCCATGCACGAATGGCAGGACTTTTTCCGACCCGAGGGAGACTACCTGACGCAGAAAGTCTGGCACGCCCCCACGTTTCTCGAAGACCCGTGGGTGCAAAAAATCCCCAGCGCCCGCCTGCGGGGCCAACGCAAGCACATCCAGTCCATGCTTAGCACGCCAATTCTCGTGCGCGGGCAGCACTATGGCGAACTGTCGCTCGATTGCACCCAGACCCGCCGCACCTTCACGACCGACGAGATCCAGCTTGTGCAGCGACTAGCAGACGCAACGGCGATCGCCCTGTTCAATGCCCAAAGCTATGAACGATTGGAAAAACTGGTGCAGGAGCGCACCCAAGAGCTAGAACAAGAAAAGCGAATTTCAGAAGCCGCCAACCGCGCCAAGAGTGAATTTCTGACTCATATGAGCCACGAACTGCGAACCCCGCTCACGGGCATTTTGGGCTTTGCCGACGTATTGAGCCGCCAACTCCACGGCCCCCTCAGCAGCCTCCAGCGGCAATACGTGGAGGGGATTCGCTCCTGTGGCGACCATCTGCTGGAGCTAATCAACGACCTGCTCGATTTATCTAAAATCGAAGCCGGACGCGAGGAACTGTTTTTTGAACCCGTTCTGGTTCAGGAAGTCTGCGATGCCTGCATGAGCATGGTGCAAGAAACCGCCCAAAAGCGGGGACTACGGTTGATTCTTGACATCGCCCAAGATGTTACCGTTTGCACAGCCGACAAGCGCCGCCTCAAGCAAATCCTGTCGAACCTGCTAGCCAACGCGGTTAAATTTACCGATGAAGGGTCGGTGACGCTGAAGGTATGGCAGCAGGCAAAAGCACTGCACTTTGCCGTAATCGACACGGGCATTGGCATTGCCCCGTCCGACCAGAGCCGTCTTTTTCAAGCCTTTCAGCAGCTCAACGGAGGCCTCAACCGCAAATACGAAGGCACTGGGTTGGGACTGGTGCTGTCGAGCAAGCTGGCCCGGCTGCACGGCGGCCAGATTACGGTGTCGTCGGAGCTCGGAAAAGGCAGTTGCTTCACAGTTATTCTTCCAGAGAAAATTCCGCCCCTATCCCCGCCCCCTTAGCCATGATGGGTGCCTCTGAATCGTCTGAAATTTCTGAGTCAATCTCTGAGCCGATCTCTGAATCGATCTCTGAGTCAATCTACGATCGCCACTGTCGCTGGATGCAGCAGGCGATCGCCCTAGCCGCCGCCGCCGGACAGGCCGGAGAAGTGCCCGTCGGCGCAGTCGTCGTCGCCCCAGACAACACCCTGATCGCCACGGGCGAAAATCGCCGCGAACGCGACCATGACCCCACTGCCCACGCCGAAGTTCTGGCGCTGCGTCAGGCAGGGCAACGCCTTGGCACCTGGCGACTGGAAGACTTCACGCTCTACGTCACGCTGGAACCCTGCCCCATGTGCGCTGGGGCGATCGCCCTTGCTCGCTTGGGAATGCTGGTCTACGGCGCAGACGACCCCAAAGCCGGAGCCATCCGCACCGTCCTCAACCTGCCCGACAGCGCCGCCTCAAACCACAGCCCCAGAGTGCTATCGGGAGTTTTAGAAGCAGCGTGTCGAGCGCAGTTGCAGCAGTGGTTTGCCAAGCGGAGGGGGAATGGGTAGCCACGCAGAGGGATTCGTTAACTCCAACCTTCCCTCTTCCCTTTTCGTTCTTCCCTCTTCGTTCTTCCCCTCTTCTTCTACCCCACCGGGACGGCCGCCAGATTCTTCTGAATCATTTCCCGATACTGGCTCTTCTGCTTCACGCCAAGCATCTGCCCCACCAGGGCCTTGTCCTTGAAGAACTGCACGGTCGGGGTTCCCGTCACGCCTGCATTGGCCGCGATCTCAGGATCTTGCTCAATGTCGATGATGACGTAGTGAACCTGGTCTGCAAACTCGTCGATCACCTTGCTGAGAATCGGCTTCAGCGTGTGGCAGGGGCCGCAGGTGGGCGAAGTGTAGATGACCACAATCAGGCGATCGCTCTCGTGATACAGCTTCCGCAGCGCGTAGCCGCCCTCGTGCCGGGTATTTGCCAGGTCAAATTCCGAAGCCTGCTGTTCTTCGGTCTTGTGGGCAGGGGCTTCGTGGGGACGTTCCGAGGCTTCCGTTTGGTGGAACTCCTGAATCAGCGAGTTTGCCGAGAGATAGCGCTCCGCCAGCAGCGCCGCCATACAGCCCGTCCCCGCCGCCGTAATCGCCTGACGATATTCGTGATCCTGCACGTCGCCCGCCGCAAACACACCTTCTACATTCGTCTTCACATCTTCATGGGTGACGATGTAGCCCACGCCATCCAGGTCGATCTGCCCCTGAAACAGCGACGTATTCGGCGTGTGACCAATGGCATAAAACAGACCCTTCGCGGCAATTTCGCCCGTTTCGCCCGTGTGGTTGTTGATGGTCTTAATCCCCGTCATCAGGTTACCATCGCCAAATACTTCAGTCGCCGATGTGTTCCAATGCACAGTAATCTTGGGATTTCGCAGCACGCGATCCTGCATGGCCTTGCTAGCCCGCATCTTATCGCCGCGCACCAGCAGGTGAACGTGGGAGCCATACTTGGTCAGGTAGACCGCTTCTTCGGCCGCCGAGTCGCCGCCGCCAATCACCACTAGTTCCGCATTTCGGAAAATCGGCGTTGCGCCGTCACAGATCGCGCAGGCCGAAATGCCCCGCGTCCAATACTCCGTCTCTCCGGGCAGATTCAACCGCTTAGCCGTTGCGCCAGTACAAATGATGACCGTGTGGGCCTGCACTTCGCGCTCCTCTGAGCGA
The Thermoleptolyngbya sichuanensis A183 DNA segment above includes these coding regions:
- a CDS encoding response regulator, translated to MNPPEIESSRLLLVEDDPNDVELIRLALETGGLAAPMDVVNDGEAALNYLLGEALDNSLDDASQSAAARPLPRFVLLDLKLPRINGIQLLQRLRSHPRTRRLVIVVMSSSQEDPDLNACYDLGINSYIVKPQDFQQFSDAVQQISHYWMQLNCPPLPTPLPS
- a CDS encoding hybrid sensor histidine kinase/response regulator codes for the protein MPSSPELPLKLLLVEDSAMDAELVALTLEENGVSFTCDIVDSLSTYQQCVKEHDYDAVLADYRLPGFTAYEALAALQSAGRDVPLILVTGSLGEEAAVDCIKAGMTDYVMKDRLFRLPMVLRRSLQEYALRRQKLAADQRLRQQTRQVAIMNQVLRKMRETLVLDDLMQSTMDVLHQVLGVDVCALLMQGNTAQRSAWSETMMVRCVSNATPERDRLLGRKFECGFQRYYGDRLLQGQSIVLSTIPIDSPVDILSISQSQNIQSTLIVPMLCQKTYLGAITLHQCQHQRDWSREEVDLVEAIAGQFALAIHQAQLFEQVQQQAQREQFLNQLGQTLNSSLDLDFILQELVRLAGEYFGVDRVVLLRHEAEWIVPQTEWRASDAVIPSLDLPLPMHEWQDFFRPEGDYLTQKVWHAPTFLEDPWVQKIPSARLRGQRKHIQSMLSTPILVRGQHYGELSLDCTQTRRTFTTDEIQLVQRLADATAIALFNAQSYERLEKLVQERTQELEQEKRISEAANRAKSEFLTHMSHELRTPLTGILGFADVLSRQLHGPLSSLQRQYVEGIRSCGDHLLELINDLLDLSKIEAGREELFFEPVLVQEVCDACMSMVQETAQKRGLRLILDIAQDVTVCTADKRRLKQILSNLLANAVKFTDEGSVTLKVWQQAKALHFAVIDTGIGIAPSDQSRLFQAFQQLNGGLNRKYEGTGLGLVLSSKLARLHGGQITVSSELGKGSCFTVILPEKIPPLSPPP
- the tadA gene encoding tRNA adenosine(34) deaminase TadA, which gives rise to MQQAIALAAAAGQAGEVPVGAVVVAPDNTLIATGENRRERDHDPTAHAEVLALRQAGQRLGTWRLEDFTLYVTLEPCPMCAGAIALARLGMLVYGADDPKAGAIRTVLNLPDSAASNHSPRVLSGVLEAACRAQLQQWFAKRRGNG
- the trxB gene encoding thioredoxin-disulfide reductase; protein product: MANPAVENAVENVVIIGSGPAGYTAAIYAARANLKPFMFEGFQAGGLPGGQLMTTTEVENFPGFPNGITGPNLMDNMKAQAVRWGAELVTEDVTSVDFSQRPFVIRSEEREVQAHTVIICTGATAKRLNLPGETEYWTRGISACAICDGATPIFRNAELVVIGGGDSAAEEAVYLTKYGSHVHLLVRGDKMRASKAMQDRVLRNPKITVHWNTSATEVFGDGNLMTGIKTINNHTGETGEIAAKGLFYAIGHTPNTSLFQGQIDLDGVGYIVTHEDVKTNVEGVFAAGDVQDHEYRQAITAAGTGCMAALLAERYLSANSLIQEFHQTEASERPHEAPAHKTEEQQASEFDLANTRHEGGYALRKLYHESDRLIVVIYTSPTCGPCHTLKPILSKVIDEFADQVHYVIIDIEQDPEIAANAGVTGTPTVQFFKDKALVGQMLGVKQKSQYREMIQKNLAAVPVG